The Armatimonadota bacterium genomic sequence GTCGCCTCGACCAGGAGCACGGCCTCGCCGTCCAGCACCACCTCGTCGCGCTGGTTGACGCAGGACGTCCGGAGCCGAAGACGCCGCCGTTCGGCGTCGTAGGCGACGACCTCGGCGGTCGCCGTGATTGTATCACCGATGCGGACCGGTTTGAGGAAGGTGAGCGTCTGGCTGAGGTAGATGCCGCCAGGGCCGGGCAGGTACATGCCCAGGACCGCCGAGATCAATCCGGCGGTCAGCATGCCGTGGGCGATCCGTCCCCCGAACCGGCTGGCGGATGCGAACTCGGGGTCCATGTGCAGCGGGTTGTGGTCTCCGGTCAGGTGGGCGTACGCCTCGACGTCGGCCTCGGTGACGGTTCTTGTAACGGAGGCCTTCTGCCCTGGGGCGAAACTCATCGCGCGGTCCAACCCGCGTCCATCGTCAGTGCTGCCCCCGTGACCATGGCCGCTGCATCCGAGCACAGATACACCACCATCGCGGCAACCTCATCGGGCTCGATCATGCGCCTGACCGCGTGGGTCCCAAGCATGATGCGCTCCACGACGTCGGCCTCAGGGATCCCGTGCACCCGGGCCTGATCCGCGATCTGGCCTTCCACCAGCGGAGTACGCACGTAGCCCGGGCAGATCGCGTTCACGGTT encodes the following:
- a CDS encoding MaoC family dehydratase; translated protein: MSFAPGQKASVTRTVTEADVEAYAHLTGDHNPLHMDPEFASASRFGGRIAHGMLTAGLISAVLGMYLPGPGGIYLSQTLTFLKPVRIGDTITATAEVVAYDAERRRLRLRTSCVNQRDEVVLDGEAVLLVEATQRGS